A genomic region of Mycolicibacterium poriferae contains the following coding sequences:
- a CDS encoding PAS domain-containing protein → MSHDWMLVETLGDEPAVVAQGDRTTDMVPISTFLRRHPHLMAIQTAIGETVRAGGGLTSITPKNDRVIRTEVVQMSDGRIHGVHVWLGAPDEEPPPRPMVGPLIWDLTAGTATDTRESLVVGGWDPDRQPTHGRAFVDDLPRRDLKPSEAQVLSMIIEPQVGVSICNTWDVTDYRGEQITVGFVARSVPEVFDDGSEHLICRAMNWRSVREGSGIQHDLLAQKIIEGLAVPGVHRALVDPRHWTLLKWLDEPAPFFDWRAGLVSIDAVHPDDRAAMAAMAAEFDAGVTSGVLRVLDRSRRWTPIHVTVHRVELDDGVYAGLAALREPTAVELSTVGLDGDRPAERTRKSYSRKGRSADAGKA, encoded by the coding sequence ATGAGCCACGACTGGATGCTCGTGGAAACACTCGGCGACGAACCAGCCGTCGTCGCCCAGGGGGACCGCACCACGGACATGGTTCCGATCAGCACCTTCCTGCGTCGGCATCCCCATCTGATGGCCATTCAGACCGCGATCGGCGAAACAGTGCGTGCCGGCGGCGGTTTGACCAGCATCACGCCCAAGAACGATCGCGTGATCCGCACGGAGGTCGTGCAGATGTCGGACGGCCGGATCCACGGGGTGCACGTGTGGTTAGGCGCTCCGGACGAGGAGCCGCCTCCGCGTCCCATGGTCGGACCGTTGATCTGGGACCTGACCGCGGGCACGGCCACCGACACCCGGGAGTCGCTGGTGGTCGGCGGCTGGGATCCCGACCGCCAACCCACCCATGGCCGTGCGTTCGTCGACGACCTGCCGCGCCGTGATCTCAAGCCCAGCGAGGCGCAGGTGTTGAGCATGATCATCGAGCCGCAGGTGGGGGTGTCGATCTGTAACACCTGGGACGTCACCGATTATCGCGGTGAGCAGATCACCGTGGGGTTCGTCGCGCGGTCGGTGCCCGAGGTGTTCGACGACGGCAGCGAGCATCTCATCTGCCGGGCGATGAACTGGCGCAGTGTGCGCGAGGGCTCGGGTATCCAACACGATCTGCTCGCTCAGAAGATCATCGAAGGGTTGGCCGTTCCTGGAGTGCACCGGGCGCTGGTCGACCCACGCCATTGGACGTTGTTGAAGTGGCTGGACGAACCCGCGCCGTTCTTCGACTGGCGGGCCGGACTGGTCAGCATCGACGCGGTGCACCCCGACGACAGGGCCGCCATGGCCGCGATGGCCGCCGAGTTCGACGCGGGCGTGACCTCCGGGGTACTACGAGTGCTCGACCGCAGCCGCAGGTGGACGCCGATCCACGTGACCGTACACCGGGTCGAACTCGACGACGGTGTGTACGCCGGCTTGGCCGCCCTGCGGGAGCCCACCGCGGTCGAGCTGAGCACCGTCGGACTCGATGGCGACCGCCCCGCAGAGCGCACCCGAAAGTCTTACTCGCGCAAGGGTAGATCAGCCGACGCCGGTAAAGCGTGA
- a CDS encoding Rv3654c family TadE-like protein, whose product MTSSSPPSLWSRLCCRGFPSAQRRWPQSSRARGEQGSAGVLAVAMVAVLVTVMVGAAHIGAAVLARHRAQAAADLAALAAAAHLPAGSAAACARAASLAREMRAAVAACTIDGVDVVVTVQVRPALGSRLLGPARAVARAGPSSAGGHALPASADLPLRE is encoded by the coding sequence GTGACTTCGTCGTCGCCACCGTCGCTGTGGAGTCGGTTGTGCTGCCGTGGCTTTCCCTCGGCGCAGAGGCGCTGGCCGCAGTCGAGCCGCGCGCGGGGTGAGCAGGGGTCGGCCGGGGTCCTCGCGGTGGCCATGGTCGCGGTGCTGGTGACGGTCATGGTGGGCGCTGCGCACATCGGTGCCGCCGTCCTGGCCCGGCACCGGGCGCAGGCGGCGGCCGACCTGGCCGCCCTGGCGGCGGCAGCTCATCTACCGGCCGGCTCCGCGGCCGCGTGTGCCCGCGCCGCTAGCCTCGCGCGGGAGATGCGGGCCGCGGTGGCGGCCTGCACGATCGACGGCGTGGACGTCGTGGTCACGGTGCAGGTTCGGCCCGCACTGGGGAGCCGACTTCTGGGACCGGCCAGGGCGGTGGCGCGAGCGGGTCCGTCCTCAGCCGGCGGTCACGCTTTACCGGCGTCGGCTGATCTACCCTTGCGCGAGTAA
- a CDS encoding TadE family type IV pilus minor pilin — MAVLVLGMAGVAAVSAQTRCVDAAREAARLVARGDTAAAAIRSAQRVAPGGARVQVHRRGDFVVATVAVESVVLPWLSLGAEALAAVEPRAG; from the coding sequence GTGGCCGTCCTCGTCCTGGGCATGGCCGGGGTGGCCGCGGTGTCGGCGCAGACGCGCTGCGTCGATGCGGCGCGGGAAGCGGCACGGCTCGTTGCGCGCGGGGACACGGCGGCGGCGGCGATCCGCTCCGCCCAGCGCGTCGCCCCCGGCGGGGCAAGGGTGCAGGTGCATCGGCGCGGTGACTTCGTCGTCGCCACCGTCGCTGTGGAGTCGGTTGTGCTGCCGTGGCTTTCCCTCGGCGCAGAGGCGCTGGCCGCAGTCGAGCCGCGCGCGGGGTGA
- a CDS encoding DUF4244 domain-containing protein, with the protein MKRRIRGLQARLTLLAVADDGMSTVEYAIGTVAAAAFGAILYTVITGDSVVTALTNIISRALNTAT; encoded by the coding sequence ATGAAACGACGGATACGTGGGTTACAGGCACGCCTGACCCTCCTCGCAGTCGCCGACGACGGCATGTCGACGGTCGAATACGCGATCGGAACCGTCGCTGCCGCAGCCTTCGGCGCGATTCTCTACACCGTGATCACCGGAGATTCGGTTGTCACCGCACTGACCAACATCATCAGCCGCGCCCTGAACACCGCGACCTAG
- a CDS encoding type II secretion system F family protein encodes MSWAAVLLAAAVLAWPRTAKSRLGTGLRSARPASRPRARQDLLAVAATLDVLGACLHSGMATSTAAAAVSVSAPVHLATPLRRAADLLALGADPAQAWAQAGAPADRHIAAFLRMARRSAASGAALARGVEELAGDLRAEAADGARARAERASVLIAGPLGLCFLPAFVCLGVVPVVAGLAGDVLQSGVM; translated from the coding sequence ATGAGCTGGGCGGCAGTCCTTCTCGCCGCCGCGGTACTCGCCTGGCCGCGGACGGCGAAGAGCCGCTTGGGGACGGGCCTGCGCTCGGCGCGTCCGGCTTCCCGTCCGCGCGCCCGCCAGGACCTCCTCGCGGTGGCCGCCACCCTGGACGTGCTCGGGGCGTGCCTGCACTCGGGCATGGCCACATCCACCGCAGCGGCGGCGGTGTCGGTGTCGGCGCCGGTCCACTTGGCCACGCCACTGCGCCGGGCCGCGGACCTGTTGGCGCTCGGCGCCGATCCGGCACAGGCGTGGGCACAAGCCGGAGCCCCAGCGGACCGACACATCGCCGCGTTCCTGCGCATGGCGCGCCGCTCGGCGGCCTCGGGTGCCGCGCTGGCGCGGGGGGTGGAGGAGCTGGCCGGCGACCTGCGCGCAGAGGCCGCTGATGGCGCGCGCGCCCGAGCCGAACGCGCGTCGGTGCTGATTGCCGGTCCGCTCGGGCTGTGCTTCCTACCGGCGTTCGTGTGCCTCGGTGTGGTGCCGGTCGTCGCCGGGCTCGCCGGTGACGTCCTGCAGTCAGGAGTGATGTGA
- a CDS encoding type II secretion system F family protein, giving the protein MSVAALTLALAVLVAPGSARPRVRALLPRSARVARTVPLIPLVGGGCAALLAVLPVSVVAALAVVAATLLARRRSAVRRGRRSEEGAGLHDALDVLVGELRVGAHPVAAVATAAAESRGPVSRSLAAVAARAVLGADVAVGLRVEAQRTHSPEHWERLAVCWQLAHDHGLAIATVMQTAQHDIAERRRFGSRVEAGLAGARATAAILAGLPLLGLLLGQALGADPVAFLLSGGAGGWLLLIGSALICAGLLWSDTIIAGVVT; this is encoded by the coding sequence ATGAGCGTCGCCGCGCTGACGCTGGCCCTGGCTGTGCTGGTGGCGCCCGGATCGGCCCGGCCCAGGGTCCGGGCGCTGCTGCCGCGCAGTGCGCGTGTGGCCAGGACGGTTCCGTTGATCCCCCTGGTCGGCGGCGGCTGCGCGGCGCTGCTGGCGGTATTGCCGGTGAGCGTGGTCGCGGCGCTCGCCGTCGTAGCTGCCACACTGCTGGCGCGCCGGCGGTCAGCGGTGCGGCGTGGCAGACGGTCCGAGGAGGGGGCCGGCCTGCACGATGCCCTCGACGTCCTCGTCGGCGAACTCCGGGTGGGGGCCCATCCGGTGGCCGCGGTGGCGACGGCTGCCGCGGAGAGCCGGGGCCCAGTCTCTCGGTCGCTCGCGGCGGTGGCCGCCCGAGCGGTGCTGGGTGCTGATGTCGCGGTGGGACTTCGCGTCGAAGCGCAACGGACCCACTCGCCGGAACACTGGGAGCGGTTGGCGGTGTGCTGGCAGCTCGCCCACGACCACGGCCTGGCGATCGCCACGGTGATGCAGACCGCCCAGCACGACATCGCCGAGCGTCGCCGGTTCGGCAGCCGCGTCGAGGCGGGGTTGGCCGGTGCCCGCGCCACCGCGGCCATCCTCGCGGGTCTTCCGCTGCTGGGTCTGCTACTCGGGCAGGCCCTGGGGGCCGATCCGGTGGCCTTTCTCCTCTCCGGTGGAGCGGGCGGGTGGCTGCTTCTGATCGGCTCGGCGCTGATCTGTGCCGGCCTGCTGTGGTCGGACACCATCATCGCCGGGGTCGTGACATGA
- a CDS encoding TadA family conjugal transfer-associated ATPase, which yields MTGSLVDRVRERLAAEGAPLRPSVVAAAIRAESGGVLGDTEVLSSLHELQTELVGAGVLEPLLRGPGTTDVLVTAPDAVWVDDGDGLRRTAVRFADDEAVRRLAQRLALTAGRRLDEAQPWVDGQFTTAGGPAGPLTVRLHAVLPPIAAGSTCLSLRVLRCATQDLEALVASGAIDGQAHRLLTDILAARLAFVISGGTGAGKTTLLAALLAAVPADERIVCVEDAAELAPAHPHLVKLVARAANVEGAGEVTVRDLVRQALRMRPDRIVVGEVRGAEVVDLLTALNTGHDGGAGTVHANSPAEVPARFEALAALGGLDRSALHSQLAAAVQVVLHVARDRAGRRRLAEVGVLTRGDDRLVRVLPCWRFDSGPGPGLADLQALVRARSTG from the coding sequence ATGACCGGGTCGTTGGTCGACCGCGTCCGGGAGCGATTGGCCGCCGAGGGCGCTCCGCTGCGTCCGAGCGTGGTGGCCGCGGCGATTCGGGCCGAGTCCGGTGGCGTGCTCGGGGATACAGAAGTGTTGAGCAGCCTGCACGAGCTGCAGACCGAATTGGTGGGCGCGGGCGTACTGGAGCCGCTGTTGCGCGGTCCGGGCACGACCGACGTGTTGGTGACGGCGCCCGACGCGGTGTGGGTCGACGACGGAGACGGTTTGCGCCGGACCGCGGTGCGCTTCGCTGACGACGAGGCGGTGCGCCGGCTGGCGCAGCGCCTGGCGCTCACGGCCGGTCGCCGCCTCGACGAAGCACAGCCGTGGGTCGATGGCCAGTTCACCACCGCGGGCGGGCCGGCGGGGCCGCTGACCGTGCGGCTGCACGCGGTATTGCCGCCGATAGCCGCGGGAAGCACCTGCCTGTCTCTGCGCGTGCTGCGCTGCGCCACCCAGGATCTCGAGGCGCTGGTGGCCTCGGGAGCCATCGACGGCCAGGCGCACCGGCTGCTCACCGACATCCTGGCCGCGCGGCTGGCGTTCGTGATCTCGGGGGGAACCGGGGCGGGGAAAACCACACTGTTGGCCGCTCTGCTGGCGGCGGTCCCCGCTGACGAACGGATCGTGTGCGTCGAGGATGCCGCCGAGCTGGCTCCGGCGCACCCGCACCTGGTCAAGCTCGTCGCTCGCGCTGCCAACGTCGAAGGCGCCGGCGAAGTGACGGTGCGGGATCTGGTCAGACAGGCGCTGCGCATGCGCCCGGACCGGATCGTGGTCGGAGAGGTCCGGGGCGCGGAAGTGGTCGACCTGCTGACGGCACTGAACACCGGCCACGACGGTGGCGCGGGCACCGTGCACGCCAACAGCCCGGCCGAGGTGCCTGCCCGCTTCGAAGCGCTCGCCGCCCTCGGCGGTCTCGACCGGTCCGCGCTGCACAGTCAGCTCGCTGCGGCTGTCCAGGTGGTGCTGCACGTCGCCCGGGACCGGGCCGGCCGGCGTCGGCTCGCCGAGGTGGGAGTGCTGACCCGCGGCGACGACCGATTGGTGCGGGTGCTGCCCTGCTGGCGGTTCGACAGCGGCCCCGGTCCAGGATTGGCCGACCTGCAGGCCCTGGTGCGAGCGCGGAGCACGGGATGA
- the ssd gene encoding septum site-determining protein Ssd — protein MAPTAGILVLVDDRALHPAIDRVVAAAGLKVVRANAPSSRRVWAGAAAILLDGEAALRCVQLGMPRRARVLLVCSEQPGSGEWQAAVAVGAQQLVILPTQERDLLSALTEAADAAGDGVARGPVVAVLAGRGGAGASVFAAALACTATESVLVDGDPWGGGLDLVLGAETEPGLRWPDLALAGGRLSYPALRDALPRRHGVTLLSAGRVLSGSGSSNDIEAGAVSAVIDAGTRAGVPVICDLARRPSAATETALAVADLVILVTTVDVRSCAAAAATARWAEEQNPNTGVVVRGPAPGGLGPADAGRLIGRPVLAAMRPQPGIEAQLDCGGLRLRPRAPLVRAARKVLALVSRRPENGRVSELVA, from the coding sequence ATGGCACCCACCGCCGGCATCCTCGTCCTGGTCGATGACCGTGCGCTCCATCCCGCCATCGACAGGGTGGTCGCCGCTGCCGGACTGAAAGTCGTGCGTGCCAACGCCCCCTCGAGTCGTCGGGTGTGGGCCGGTGCCGCGGCGATCCTGCTCGACGGCGAGGCCGCGCTGCGCTGTGTGCAGCTGGGTATGCCGCGGCGTGCGCGGGTGCTTTTGGTGTGTTCTGAGCAGCCCGGATCCGGCGAATGGCAGGCCGCGGTGGCCGTCGGCGCGCAACAACTGGTGATATTGCCCACCCAGGAGCGCGACCTTCTGTCGGCGCTGACCGAAGCCGCCGACGCGGCAGGCGACGGCGTCGCGCGCGGGCCGGTCGTGGCCGTTCTGGCCGGTCGTGGTGGCGCGGGCGCGTCGGTGTTCGCCGCGGCGCTGGCCTGCACCGCGACCGAATCGGTTCTGGTCGACGGGGATCCATGGGGTGGTGGCCTCGATCTGGTGCTCGGCGCGGAGACCGAACCCGGCCTGCGGTGGCCCGACCTGGCGCTGGCGGGCGGTCGGTTGAGCTATCCGGCGCTGCGCGACGCATTGCCCCGCCGCCACGGTGTGACGCTGTTGTCGGCCGGCAGAGTGTTGTCTGGGAGCGGATCCAGCAACGACATCGAGGCTGGTGCGGTCAGCGCCGTCATCGATGCCGGCACCCGGGCAGGGGTCCCGGTGATCTGCGACCTGGCGCGCCGCCCGTCGGCGGCCACCGAGACCGCGTTGGCAGTCGCAGATCTGGTGATCTTGGTCACCACCGTCGATGTTCGATCGTGTGCGGCAGCGGCGGCCACCGCCCGCTGGGCGGAAGAACAGAACCCCAACACCGGTGTCGTGGTGCGGGGGCCCGCGCCCGGCGGGCTCGGTCCCGCGGACGCGGGACGCCTCATCGGACGGCCGGTACTGGCAGCGATGCGACCGCAACCCGGCATCGAGGCACAGCTGGATTGCGGGGGTTTGCGGTTGCGGCCGCGCGCACCGCTTGTTCGTGCGGCTCGCAAGGTGCTGGCCTTGGTCAGCCGCCGGCCCGAGAACGGGCGCGTCTCTGAGTTGGTGGCATGA
- a CDS encoding HAD-IB family hydrolase — translation MTAPDPATAGRPGADGPLPGDGPIRTAAFFDLDKTVLAKSSTLAFSKPFFSQGLINRRAVLKSTYAQFLFLMSGADHDQMDRMRSYITTMCTGWDVEQVKSVVGETLHDIVDPLVFAEAAVLIADHKLCGRDVVIVSASGEEIVGPIARALGATHAMATRMVVEDGKYTGEIEFYCYGEGKAEAIRALAAREGYALQHCYAYSDSITDLPMLETVGHPTVVNPDRALRKEAGTRGWPVRSFSKPVSLRDRIPAPSTAAVATSAAVGMSALAAGALTYSLLRRFAF, via the coding sequence GTGACCGCACCCGATCCGGCGACAGCGGGGCGCCCCGGCGCCGACGGACCTCTCCCCGGGGACGGCCCCATCCGCACCGCAGCGTTTTTCGATCTCGACAAAACTGTTCTCGCGAAATCGAGCACGCTCGCATTCAGCAAACCGTTCTTCAGCCAAGGGCTAATCAATAGGCGGGCAGTTCTGAAGTCCACCTACGCCCAATTCCTTTTCCTCATGTCCGGCGCGGACCACGATCAGATGGACCGGATGCGGTCCTACATCACCACCATGTGCACCGGATGGGACGTCGAACAGGTCAAGTCGGTCGTCGGCGAGACGCTGCACGACATCGTCGATCCCCTGGTGTTCGCCGAGGCGGCGGTGCTGATCGCCGACCACAAGCTGTGCGGCCGGGACGTCGTCATCGTCTCGGCCTCCGGCGAGGAGATCGTCGGGCCGATCGCCCGCGCGCTGGGCGCCACCCATGCGATGGCCACCCGCATGGTGGTCGAGGACGGCAAGTACACCGGCGAGATCGAGTTCTACTGCTACGGGGAGGGCAAGGCCGAAGCCATCCGTGCGCTCGCCGCGCGGGAGGGTTACGCGCTGCAACATTGCTATGCCTACTCCGACTCGATCACCGACCTGCCGATGCTCGAGACCGTCGGCCACCCGACCGTCGTCAATCCCGATCGCGCGCTGCGCAAGGAAGCCGGGACCCGCGGCTGGCCGGTGCGGTCGTTCTCCAAACCGGTGTCACTGCGCGACCGGATCCCGGCCCCGTCGACAGCCGCCGTCGCGACCTCGGCGGCAGTAGGGATGAGCGCGTTGGCGGCCGGCGCCCTGACCTACTCGCTGCTGCGCCGTTTCGCATTCTGA
- a CDS encoding oxidoreductase, giving the protein MSDPLAPLVELPGVQQAGDEAGEALGRAHRHRTNLRGWPKSAAEAAVRAARASSVLDGGPLQFPADGSGDPVLAGALRVAEALEGGEGALVGVWRRAPLQAMARLHALAASDLVDDDALGRPRGDVDTGRRLELLADLVTGGTRVPAAVLAAVAHGELLTLQPFGTADGVVARAVSRLITIASGLDPHGLGVPEVHWMRRSGDYRAAARGFASGTPDGLAAWLVLSGEALHAGAREALAIAVAMSS; this is encoded by the coding sequence GTGTCGGATCCGCTCGCCCCCCTGGTCGAACTACCCGGTGTGCAGCAGGCCGGCGACGAGGCGGGCGAGGCGCTGGGTCGGGCCCATCGGCACCGTACCAATCTTCGCGGCTGGCCGAAGTCCGCGGCCGAGGCCGCGGTACGCGCCGCCCGGGCCTCGTCGGTGCTCGACGGCGGACCGCTGCAGTTTCCCGCCGATGGGAGCGGTGATCCGGTGCTTGCCGGCGCGTTGCGGGTGGCCGAGGCGCTCGAAGGTGGCGAGGGGGCATTGGTCGGGGTGTGGCGCCGCGCGCCGCTGCAGGCGATGGCGCGACTGCATGCGCTGGCCGCCAGTGACCTCGTCGACGACGACGCCCTGGGCCGCCCGCGCGGTGACGTGGACACCGGCCGCCGCTTGGAGTTGCTCGCCGATCTGGTGACCGGGGGTACCCGGGTGCCCGCTGCGGTCCTGGCGGCCGTGGCGCACGGCGAACTACTGACGTTGCAGCCGTTCGGTACGGCCGACGGGGTGGTGGCCCGCGCGGTGTCGCGGCTGATCACCATTGCCAGCGGTTTGGATCCGCACGGCCTCGGCGTCCCGGAGGTGCACTGGATGCGCCGTTCCGGCGACTACCGTGCGGCCGCACGAGGTTTCGCGTCCGGTACCCCCGATGGGCTGGCAGCGTGGCTGGTGCTCAGCGGCGAGGCGCTGCACGCGGGCGCCAGGGAAGCCTTGGCGATCGCCGTGGCGATGTCATCCTGA
- the acs gene encoding acetate--CoA ligase, which produces MTETHVEAQSVYPPAPEFAANANATEALYEQAEADRLAFWAEQANRLAWDTPFTDVLDWSDAPFAKWFVGGKLNVAYNCVDRHVEAGNGDRVAIHWVGEPVDHTRSITYAELKDEVCRAANTLADLGLRSGDRVAIYMPMVPEAIIAMLACARLGAMHSVVFAGFSASALKARIEDAQAKLVITSDGQYRRGSAVSLKEGVDEAIAGLGDDSPVEHVLVVRRTGIDTPWTDGRDKWWDEAVPHASTEHTPEAFDSEHPLFLLYTSGTTGKPKGIMHTSGGYLTQSSYTHHNVFDIKPETDVYWCTADIGWVTGHTYIVYGPLSNGVTQVVYEGTPASPNEHRHFEIIEKYGVSIYYTAPTLVRTFMKWGRQIPAEHDLSSLRLLGSVGEPINPEAWRWYRMAFGADKTPIVDTWWQTETGAIMISPLPGVTECKPGSAMRPLPGISAKIVDDDGNELQPQPDHGEHVTGYLVLDKPWPSMLRGIWGDDERFKETYWSRFAEQGWYFAGDGARYGSDGEIWVLGRIDDVMNISGHRISTAEVESALVGHSGVAEAAVVGATDEHTGQAICAFVILKSSAHGGEKNMVDELRAEVAREISPIAKPREIHVVPELPKTRSGKIMRRLLRDVAEGRELGDTSTLVDPSVFEAIRASK; this is translated from the coding sequence ATGACCGAGACGCACGTGGAAGCCCAGTCCGTGTATCCGCCTGCCCCTGAGTTCGCCGCGAACGCCAACGCGACCGAGGCGCTCTACGAGCAGGCCGAGGCGGACCGGCTGGCATTCTGGGCCGAGCAGGCCAACCGGCTGGCCTGGGACACCCCGTTCACCGACGTACTCGACTGGTCGGATGCCCCGTTCGCCAAGTGGTTCGTCGGCGGCAAGCTCAACGTCGCGTACAACTGCGTCGACCGCCACGTCGAGGCCGGTAACGGCGACCGTGTGGCGATCCACTGGGTGGGTGAGCCGGTGGACCACACCCGCTCGATCACCTACGCCGAACTCAAGGACGAGGTGTGCCGCGCCGCCAACACGCTGGCCGACCTCGGCCTGCGTTCCGGTGACCGGGTGGCGATATACATGCCGATGGTGCCCGAGGCGATCATCGCGATGCTGGCGTGCGCCCGGCTGGGCGCCATGCACAGCGTGGTGTTCGCGGGGTTCTCGGCCTCGGCACTCAAGGCCCGCATCGAGGATGCCCAGGCCAAACTGGTCATCACCAGCGATGGGCAGTACCGCCGCGGTTCGGCGGTGTCGCTCAAGGAGGGGGTCGACGAGGCGATCGCGGGCCTGGGCGACGACAGCCCCGTCGAGCACGTGCTGGTGGTGCGCCGCACCGGTATCGACACCCCGTGGACCGACGGCCGCGACAAGTGGTGGGACGAGGCCGTCCCACACGCCTCGACCGAGCACACCCCGGAGGCTTTCGACTCCGAGCATCCGCTGTTCCTGCTCTACACGTCGGGCACCACGGGCAAGCCCAAGGGCATCATGCACACCTCGGGTGGCTACCTGACGCAGTCTTCCTACACGCACCACAACGTGTTCGACATCAAACCGGAAACCGATGTCTATTGGTGCACCGCCGATATCGGCTGGGTCACCGGGCACACCTACATCGTCTACGGCCCGTTGTCCAACGGCGTCACGCAGGTCGTCTACGAGGGGACCCCGGCCTCGCCGAACGAGCACCGCCACTTCGAGATCATCGAAAAATACGGTGTCTCAATCTATTACACCGCCCCGACGCTGGTTCGCACGTTCATGAAGTGGGGCCGCCAGATTCCCGCCGAACACGACCTGTCGAGCTTGCGACTGCTCGGCTCGGTGGGTGAGCCGATCAACCCGGAGGCGTGGCGCTGGTACCGCATGGCGTTCGGCGCCGACAAGACGCCGATCGTGGACACCTGGTGGCAGACCGAGACAGGGGCGATCATGATCTCCCCCCTGCCCGGCGTGACCGAGTGCAAGCCGGGTTCGGCGATGCGCCCGCTGCCGGGGATCTCGGCCAAGATCGTCGACGACGACGGCAACGAGTTGCAGCCGCAGCCCGATCACGGCGAGCACGTCACCGGCTATCTGGTGCTGGACAAGCCGTGGCCGTCGATGCTGCGCGGCATCTGGGGTGACGACGAGCGCTTCAAGGAGACCTACTGGTCCCGGTTCGCCGAGCAGGGCTGGTACTTCGCCGGTGACGGCGCTCGGTACGGCAGCGACGGCGAGATCTGGGTGCTCGGGCGTATCGACGACGTCATGAACATCTCGGGGCACCGGATCTCGACCGCGGAGGTGGAGTCCGCGCTCGTCGGGCACTCGGGTGTCGCCGAGGCCGCGGTGGTCGGCGCGACCGACGAGCACACCGGGCAGGCGATCTGCGCCTTCGTGATCCTGAAGTCCAGCGCCCACGGCGGCGAGAAGAACATGGTCGACGAGTTGCGCGCCGAGGTGGCCCGCGAGATCTCTCCGATCGCCAAGCCGCGCGAGATCCACGTCGTGCCGGAGCTGCCGAAGACCCGCAGCGGCAAGATCATGCGCCGGCTGCTGCGCGACGTGGCCGAGGGACGCGAACTCGGGGACACCTCGACGTTGGTGGACCCCAGCGTGTTCGAGGCGATTCGCGCCAGCAAGTGA
- a CDS encoding S1 family peptidase, protein MPAVPASAQAPVALGGGSGLVVDGETLCTLTAIGNDNQGRLIGFTSAHCGGPGAVVAAEGAENAGVVGTMVAGNDALDYAVIEFDPGKVAPVSAVDGFRIDGLGPDPSFGDVACKLGRTTGYSCGVTWGPGQQPGTIVNQVCGGPGDSGAPVTVDNKLVGMIHGAFSEDLPTCIIKFIPLHTPAVTMSFNTQLADITAKGRPGSGFVPVGAS, encoded by the coding sequence ATGCCGGCCGTGCCGGCTTCGGCCCAGGCGCCCGTAGCACTGGGCGGCGGCTCCGGGCTGGTCGTCGACGGCGAGACGTTGTGCACGTTGACCGCGATCGGCAACGACAACCAGGGCCGCCTGATCGGTTTCACGTCAGCGCACTGCGGCGGCCCCGGCGCGGTGGTGGCGGCCGAAGGCGCCGAGAACGCCGGGGTGGTGGGCACGATGGTGGCCGGCAACGACGCCCTGGACTACGCGGTGATCGAGTTCGACCCGGGCAAGGTCGCCCCGGTCAGCGCGGTCGACGGGTTCCGCATCGACGGGCTGGGACCCGATCCCTCGTTCGGCGACGTGGCCTGCAAACTGGGCCGCACCACCGGGTACTCGTGCGGCGTCACCTGGGGCCCGGGACAACAGCCCGGCACCATCGTCAACCAGGTCTGCGGTGGGCCGGGTGACTCCGGTGCGCCGGTCACCGTCGACAACAAGCTGGTCGGCATGATCCACGGCGCGTTCTCCGAGGACCTGCCGACGTGCATCATCAAGTTCATCCCGCTGCACACACCTGCGGTCACGATGTCGTTCAACACCCAGCTGGCCGACATCACCGCCAAGGGCCGGCCGGGCAGCGGGTTCGTCCCCGTCGGCGCGAGCTGA
- a CDS encoding phage holin family protein: MSDRTNGVPTTVTSIPLVDPHAPKPDPSIGDLVKDATAQVSTLVRAEVELAKAEITRDVKKGLTGSVFFILALVVLFYSTFFFFFFVAELLDTWLWRWAAFLIVFGIMVVVTAVFGLLGYLKVRRIRGPQKTIESVKEIPEAFGPDKPAKAVATTDGKPATDPSGW; encoded by the coding sequence GTGAGCGATCGCACGAACGGCGTACCGACCACGGTGACGTCGATACCGTTGGTGGACCCCCACGCACCCAAGCCGGACCCCTCGATCGGTGATCTGGTCAAGGACGCCACCGCCCAGGTGTCGACGCTGGTGCGCGCGGAGGTCGAGCTGGCCAAGGCCGAGATCACCCGCGACGTCAAGAAGGGGCTGACCGGCAGCGTCTTCTTCATCCTGGCGTTGGTGGTGCTGTTCTACTCGACGTTCTTCTTCTTTTTCTTCGTCGCCGAGCTGCTCGACACATGGCTGTGGCGGTGGGCGGCGTTCCTGATCGTCTTCGGCATCATGGTCGTGGTGACCGCGGTGTTCGGGTTGCTCGGATACCTCAAGGTGCGCCGGATCCGCGGGCCGCAGAAAACCATCGAATCGGTGAAAGAGATTCCCGAAGCGTTCGGCCCGGACAAGCCCGCCAAAGCGGTCGCGACCACCGACGGCAAGCCGGCCACCGATCCGTCCGGCTGGTAA